One Dioscorea cayenensis subsp. rotundata cultivar TDr96_F1 chromosome 19, TDr96_F1_v2_PseudoChromosome.rev07_lg8_w22 25.fasta, whole genome shotgun sequence genomic window, aaaaattcacaaaagcACATTTTTGAAAACCAGGTCATGCGCATCACTTCAACATGATATCATGaaaccattaaaaataattatcaatttatacgTTATTAATCATGAACAAGTTATACTAGGATTTTTAATAACAAGGCAGATTAGACTGTGAAAAAGAGCTTGACAAGTTATACTAGGATAATTATCAATTCTTCAACctgtatttttaatttagagaataataatttctcgacaGAATTGGTGATAATAGCAGGAGTCATTACTTGCTGTAGACTAGAAGTGCCATATCCTATATAAGATGAAGATAACAATGGCTGCACCAGGGACCACCTCTCCTTCTCCAAAGAAATTGATAGAGGTTCCAAATACCTGCAAAATAGAGAGGTCTTAGGCCCATGATATGATATCACAAGGGACAAAGTTGTGTCACAAATGCGCATTTTTACCAAACACAACAAGGAAAAGAATTCAAAAGCCaaataaaaagtcaaaaccTAACATGATTTACCAGAAAAGGTTCATACACAATTAATGTTAAAAAGGGTCACCCAAAAATTGTTCACATAAAACAGAGAATAGTAATCCAAAACTTGATCTACaacaaccattaaaaaaaaaaaaccagtaaACAGGGAAAAACATGCAATTAAGTACGGAATATTTAAACTTGATTGTGAAGCAGCTAAGCACCAAATACAGGTAAAATATGCAGAACACATCAGTATACAATGTTGAGTTATGGGATAAGagaacatacacacacacatacaggCACGAATGTTATTTACACACATGCATGATCACATCATAAATTTTACAGGATGAAGTAACATACTCAGTAGCCAAAAGTCCATCTGTTAATCCACCAATAAAAATGACTTGTTGGTTGAAATCACCTGTTTTAAATGCAACCTGCATAAGGGAGTGCTatgttttcatggaaaataCTTGGCAAGAAACAATAAACACAAAACCAAAACTAGAATTTGAAAACCAAGCAAGCgaacaaaacaaagataagatTATCGCAAACAAGCAAAATATTTCATTTGACTTAGATCACTCCACATCCACTCGAATTGAGTAGCCCTTCCCTCTACAACCTaagaaaatacacaaaataaAGAATCACACTAAAGTAGGCATTCCCCATATGCGATCAACTTCAATACATGTCTGACAGGCATATTATATTAATCTTGATGTATGGAAAACAGAACTCCATTTAGTAAAACATGAGTAGGATAACTTTTTCCATTTATTCATTATGTATGGTTGCAAAAAGAGTTATTCTGCTGGACTGGTTTGTCTAGAGTTCAAATTTGCCGAAATTAATGCCTGATTCTTGAAACTATCCGCAGGGACGAAATCATCACAAGAACTGGTAAATCATAAGCATTCCTAAATCGAAACGTCCAAGACAAACAAGTTCCTATCACGAACACCATCGTTCAcacaccaagaaaaaaatatcaatcacCTCATTCTCACATATTCATGGCTCCAAATCGCCACAAAGATGGCTCAATTCTTAGATAGATATCAGATATCACAAGGAAATAGattcacaacaacaacaaacaataaacaGCAGCAAATCAGCATCAAGAACAAGCGCGAAGAGTACCTGAACGGACTTAGGACCATACTTAAATAGAACACCACGCATCTGGTTTTTCCGGCTACCGGGGAAACCCTCACTGGCAGCAGAAGGGTTAGAGATGGAGCCGGAGCCAGAGCCGGCCGGTGTCTTCACTGAGCGGCCGCGAACGATGCCGGAGAACCAAGAAGAGGACGATGATGCCGCCGATGCCGAAGAGGGAGTCATAGATCGGGATCTCAACCTCGCCCTCCTTCACCACCGCCTCAACTGGCCCTGCGAGGGCTGGCGAACGGAATGGGTTTTCAACGAGTTGCGATGTCTCCTTCTCAATAGACCGATGAAACTTTTCGTTAAGATCCCCCTACTTACTTTAAATAACTAGAAAAGCCTTTTAacctatataaacaaataaaaatgttttgcgTTTAAGTCCTTGGTTATGTCCCTATTTGCCTCCGACcttcaaaatttgaatatttcgAATGAGGTTGGCCTGTTTTTGGTTAGTCTAATATTATACCTGactgaaatttattatttaaaaaaaaaaaatcatttgttaCATTTTGGAATTCAAGCAATGAAGAATTCAAATGGGTCACTGTATATAATTCTTTGTCAAATGGCAATGTTATGAACAAGGAATGTATATATTGTGAGATTATATGATTTATTGGGAGAACATATGACACAAAAGTAAGATAaaatatacaacaaatattaataaaaaaaaaaattgaaacaaatgTATACATGCAATTGTTCAAGCATTAGGAGCATCCGGTTCTTCTGGCCGTCTGATGTTAAGCTTCTTGTACATCTCAGAGCATGCAAGAGCAAATTCCGACAACGATCGGAAAAGCTCAGGCAAGTGATTCTTGAGAGTTGCAAGAGATTTCTCTCTTACCTTTTTGCACAACTTCTGATACGCTTCGACATCACTGTCGAGCTTACTCTTTGCTGTCTCAACAGCAAGTTTCCTTTCTTGACTTGGATCAGTTTGAATTATTTCGTCATTACTTGGGGGATCTGATACCTCAGATGATGATAATGTAGTCATCTTCTGTGAGTATTTTCTGGACCACTCCTCAAAAGCTCGCAATTTTCGTGTGTATTCTCTCTTTGATTCTTCGCATTTCTCCTTCAATTTCAGCTCCTCTTGCTGACTTATAATGATCGCATTAATGACCGCAGAGAAATTGAAGATGGCACCTTTGGCAAGGCTATCAGGTAGCTTCTCTAACTGTTCATGCCACGTGAGCAAGAGTGCTTGGATTGGCGGCCGCTGTATTTGTGACGGAGATGACACTTTCTCCTTTAAGTTGCTTTCGATGGGAATAAGATTAAGCTTTAACCATTCATTCAAGTTATAGATGTACTCTTTTTGATGAGTAATGAGTTTCTGTAACTGTGAGTGCCATTCTCCAACCACCTGCCACAGCTGAACTGTTCGATCGTATTGATGTTCACTTGTTTCCCGGGGAGCATTAGAAGTGTCCAGAGCTCTAAGCTCACCGGAGATCTTGCACTGACTGACATGATGTGAATGCATTGTCTCCCACATTTTCGACATTCTGTTTCAAAGGAAATAGAACAGGTGAATGGCACACAAGAAACATGTTGCACtaataaatcaatatcaaattaGAGGTTCGTATTTTTGGAAGAACAATAGAagggagggaaaaaaaaatagaaatggtAGAACAGGGGCCCTCAAAAATGAGCAGAAGATGGAGGCAAACAGAACAAGTAACATATGATGCAACAGCTGGGAAAATCCCAAGTGGAGAAAAGATTAATGACcaaaattatagaaaatagATGTAGCAGACATGCAGGTTAGCtaacatataaacattctttcctttgaattaaaaattttctagaAGTGCTTGCCGCCAAAATTGCCTAACAACGGAGGCTGGGAGCCTTATTGTTAACATAACCGGCATGCACAACAAAAACATGTTCAAAGAAAACTAGAAACAAAAGGAAGCAATTTTTCAGTCTCATTCCATTGGTCTTGATAGATTCAAAGATGATATGGGACCAGTTTGGCAACAAAGATGACAGTCTAGAACAGGGACACCCCAACGCTGGCAGATAAAACAGGTATGATCTACTTATTGTCTGGAAAGCCTATCAATGTTCAGAATCATGATGTTCAAAATAAAGTCACGACCAAAAGGAAGAATTatgtgaaaaagaagagaaaagctGAAAGAAGAACACTTATTAttagcttcatcatcaagaaaaGTATACActtaaaaagaggaaaaacaaagaCACCAATGCAACCGTTTAACTTTAAACAGCAATGTTAGTATTCCGCAAGGAATCTTTCTCTAAGCTTTGCTTTCCATTCTTGATCTCCTCTAATTCATTTGACAAAAAAACACTAGAGATTTACCAAGATATATCCCATGCTTAACTGATTCGAAACTTTGCTGGTATTATCATGATATGGCCAGGTAACACTTATCAAAGAGTTTAAGTAAAAACATATACACCAGCAACTTTATGATGTAACTAGAGCAAATATGAAGCCTTACAGAACATGTTGATTTAATAATAGCATGGCTACCTAGGAAGCAAGGCATATTTAGACATTTTTGTTAGATGGGCACCAAACCAGGTAAGCATATCTAAGGTCATGATATTAAAGAGTTTTTTGGAATTTTATATAAAGATATGGTATACCAATGCACATCACTCTGGTCGGTGCCAGACctaaattaagaataattctTTCCTTGCCTCTAACTCAAACTGTCAGCAAGAATCCTTTACAATTAAATCTTAAAGATAAACCTAGATTAAGTTAACAGATAATTGGGTGGCACTTGGAGAAAGAATGACATTGGAACAGAAGATAGTTCTGGTTGTATGTAAAAAATAacgatgtatatatatatatatatatatgaataaatagaagcacaaatttttatttactttttttattgagtttaaaAGTGCAGGACAACTTACCCATCAACAAGGGCCACTAATTTTGTATACAGCCGATGATCCCGCAATCGATTGATTTCTGCAATCGTTGAGTCCATTGACTGCATATCAACTATGTATCTTGTATGCAAATGACTCACTGCAGCTTTAGTTCTTTCAatagtttcagggttggaattACGTTTCTTTTGCTTATTCAGTAAAGCAATCTTATTTTGATACTCAATCTTCATAAGTTCACTAGCCTGATCCAATGAATAAGCAACAATTAGGTAGAATATCTGGTATCAATCAACGAAAGAAGCAGCATTCTATAATGACAACATTGACAAGAGTAAGTATAGATAAAGTCTAAAAAGTAATGAAACCAAATAGTCATACTAAAATTATAGAACTCTAGGCCATTTGACAAAACTAGTTCCCTTCATGTCAATGCTATATCAACTGCTGGTAGATTAGAATTACTTTCTTAGAGATTAAGAAAGGCTAAAACTGTGTTTAACATGGAATACCTCAAAAACATCAGCAAAAATATGAAGAGAATTTACCCATATAATCCcacatatttacataaaatataaagaagaaaagaactaAGATCCATTTTACCTTTACTTCATCATAAAGTTTCTTCTCCCAAGCTAACATTTTGTCCAGCACTGTAGCATGGGTTTCAAATTCATCTTTATCAGCACCATCATCCTCAGATGTGTGAGACCTGTTCCATGTAATGACTCTCAAAAGTTTTGCAGAATGATCTATACGCCCTGTCAACAAGAAAGAGTGATATCTCTGAAACAAAAGCCTGAACTCCACACCATTGATTTGGGAGAAAACAGAGCAAGAACTCACCTTGTGACTCAGCAAAATTAGAGTGGTAATGCATCCTTGTAACCTCCAACATCTTGGAGACCTCATGAGCGCTCTCTGAAGCCTTGAGGAAATGATCATCCAATTCATTCAATATGTGCAACAAACTAACATTCTTCTGCGTCGAAGTTGAGACCACGCCGGCCATCTTCACCCTCTTCTCCTTCCTCCCTTGCTTGGATGATCTCAAAGGCTCTTCGACGATGTTATCAGGTGTCTCAGCTGGCTTCTCCTCCATGATCTCCGACTGAGAAACAGGGTAATCAGGGACAGGGTCATCTTCAGGGATAGGCAAGGAATCATGGTGGGATTGGGAGGACTTGAGAGAAGAAATGTTGGGCATGCTAGTAGCGCGCTGAATTGAGGACGTAGGAGTGCCAACTTCGGCaggaggaggtggaggagggGGAGGGGCTTCAATAGGAGGCGGCAAAGGAACGGCAACGGCGACAGAAGAGGAGGAGGTGGAGGCGGAGGAGGAGAAAGGGGGATGGACGATAATAGACTCACCATGGCCGAAGTCACTAAGGGCAGCGCCGGTGTTCTTCAAGGAGATAGCGTAGACGGAGTGGGCGGCGGCGAAGGCGTGGCGTGAGGCCACGGCGTCGCGCATGAGGTGACGGCGAACCTTGCAGCGTGACACGGGCTCCTCGCCTTCGATGTGCGATTGCGCGCATCCCATCGATCGAgagcgcgcgcgcgcgcgcgtaGGCGGGCGGGTGGGTTTCGTgcggagaaggagttggagatAATAATAACGTTGGCGTGAGGAGGGAGGATAGGAAGCGGGTCGCACCGGCATGCAAACGAAGGCCGTTGGCAGTGTCCAAATACGCCAACTCATGGGACCCACAAACTAGTTCTTCTTGGGATACATGGGACCCACTCAAGATGATAGTTTTGGTCTTTTACTTTCCCAACCCTGGTAAAATATAAttctatttaaaagaaataaataaaaaatacttcatagtgtttttagaaaatttattttatttacaaacaAATGACCATCGGAATTTAtacaaaatgagaaaataatgttATTAAATTTACGAATGCACTCTACATTAACACACGTCtctaactattaattttaaataatggtGTTTATTATATAgtgtcaaaaaaaaatcaataaataatgatatattttgatatttaaaaaatatttatgacaaTATCATTtcaagatttattaaaaataaaaaattttataaaaaattctaaagatcagagtggaaaaaaaaatatatttttaacttcTATTGGTATTGtggtttattttaattttttttttttcaattatgttCATGTTATTGTTTTTCTCCCTAGCATgtgaaattagttttttttttctctctcgcctaattttatattagagattATGAAAACATTTCTCCTctggtttttttattcttccttcCATGTACTTTCTTGAtttttgaaaaccaaaaattatttattttaaattttcaagaaaTTAGAAATAGctttttttcttgtaattttagGAACTGAACAATGAATTATAAAGTCAATAAGATGAATTGTCCTATATAATTCTAGGTATTCCGCGTTAATTAGTTCCATTCCAACAATTGATTTTCAAGACTTGGGTATTAAGAAAAGAGGAACAAAAAGTACAGAATAAAGTtgggaaaaatagaaaaatagtgCTTTCTGAGAAAGACCAGGCCAAACCCAATTGCATGAACACAACAACCAAtggggagaaaaagaaaagtggAAGTGGGTTTCTGTGTGTTTCGCATGAAAATTGGGACAATTAGCaactttgattatttttatttatttatttaaatatatatctcTAATTCAATGTGGAATTATTTAGTGGTGAGCATAACTTTTCATTTGGATTATAACTCAATCTGTTAGAGATTTCCTTTTCAGTTTAATAGTGTATAATTTTGTCACTTTCATTCAAGACGAAGTTCATCAGCTAATACCACTTTTTATATGggaatttaaaatatttttactggTGTTATGATTATcacatgttttaaaaatatatatgtttttttaaaagtcaaTAATTTAGGAGTGGaaaacatgatatatattttaataatagtcAAATGTAAGAGAATGAGGCTTATGTAATATGTTAAGCATGGATAACTAACTGAAGACTATTTCTGAATATTTGGGTAAGAATGAAATTTGTTATCGCTGTCATCTAGTCCAAA contains:
- the LOC120250385 gene encoding nitrate regulatory gene2 protein-like, whose product is MGCAQSHIEGEEPVSRCKVRRHLMRDAVASRHAFAAAHSVYAISLKNTGAALSDFGHGESIIVHPPFSSSASTSSSSVAVAVPLPPPIEAPPPPPPPPAEVGTPTSSIQRATSMPNISSLKSSQSHHDSLPIPEDDPVPDYPVSQSEIMEEKPAETPDNIVEEPLRSSKQGRKEKRVKMAGVVSTSTQKNVSLLHILNELDDHFLKASESAHEVSKMLEVTRMHYHSNFAESQGRIDHSAKLLRVITWNRSHTSEDDGADKDEFETHATVLDKMLAWEKKLYDEVKASELMKIEYQNKIALLNKQKKRNSNPETIERTKAAVSHLHTRYIVDMQSMDSTIAEINRLRDHRLYTKLVALVDGMSKMWETMHSHHVSQCKISGELRALDTSNAPRETSEHQYDRTVQLWQVVGEWHSQLQKLITHQKEYIYNLNEWLKLNLIPIESNLKEKVSSPSQIQRPPIQALLLTWHEQLEKLPDSLAKGAIFNFSAVINAIIISQQEELKLKEKCEESKREYTRKLRAFEEWSRKYSQKMTTLSSSEVSDPPSNDEIIQTDPSQERKLAVETAKSKLDSDVEAYQKLCKKVREKSLATLKNHLPELFRSLSEFALACSEMYKKLNIRRPEEPDAPNA